accagaaaaaagaagggaaccaaaaaaaaaaaaaaaaaaaaaaccaactgTTCCAAGTTTACTCTATGCTGCAGCtgcttattttgttttagttgCAACAATTGCTGCATTTACTGATCAGCATGTAGTGATAATGATTTAAAGAATCGGATCTTGATTGAGTACATATACAATCCGTTATTCCTTCTCTCATTTGTATGCATTTAACCATGAAAGTTGTATATTGAAGAAGCTAGCCTCCTTGATTGGTATATATCAACTGGGAAAGGCATCATTTTCTAAGGGACCGTTTCTACCAAGTGAACTGAAATTTAGGAACTTAAATTTAGATGAATTGATAAGGTCAAATTGTTCGTTTAGGCCATTAAGTTCACACATGGCAAAATTTATGAGggtaagaaaaaagaaaattaatcgATTTCTCAATCTCACTTTTATTCTCactcattttcctctatactcttaagcacaaaaaataaacactaaaaactaaaattaaaatggtgaTCAATGGGCCCTAAATTGAAAAAATCTTGAAACATTACATATACAATGTAAATTTAACAACCAAATAGAAAAATCATGATCCAAATCATATGCTATAAACAAATGAGAAAAAtctttggcaaaaaaaataagataaaataaaatccacaAATCATGGTATGAGCCATAACCCCGTGATGGAGCCAGTTTTGTAGGCTTTATGGACCGGGCCTTCAATTCGATTATACCATGTTGGGGTATTGGACTCGGGGAAGCCTCCATCGCTGCTCATGACTGCATTTCACTAGGAAGAGTAAACCCTCTTTGGTTAAAAACTATAAAGTCTTTGCCAATAACGCCCATTTGTATTGGGCTATTATTTAGTTCATTACATTGACATGGTACTTCCGCACTTGAAATTGTCCACTGGTCTGTTTAAAAGGGAAAATACGAACAAATTAAGATAAGGGTGAAGTGCATACAAGTAAAACACACCAAATTAAGCCTCAGGAAAACACATACAAACAGAAATCAAGGTTGCATACATACAAATAGTTAGTAAATTTCTTcactacaaaaaaataataataataataaattacatACCCTTAAATTACCCATTAAACCTTTCAAAAGAGGGGGTGAAAAAACCTCCTTAACGATGCGACTATTGACTTATGCCTAAGCTCCGCAACTTACCTATCTAGATATGCTCCATTTTTACGATGCAATTGCTACAGTTCCCACTGGGTTCAGGTTTTAGTAGTTTTGGAAAaccaaaacatatatataatctttCGAAGAGAACATTCTGATTTCCAAATAGTAAATCCATTTGTGATTGGGTCGGATCGGGTTCAACTTTTCAGATCACTACATTTGCTCTGATTTCCCTCCAATTCAGATCTCAACATTTCAGATCTCAACATTTCAGATCACCGACACAGTGCAAATTAATTCAGATCTCAACTTTTCAGATCACCGATACAGTGCATATCACATTTGCTCTGATTTCCCTCCAATTCAGATCTCAACTTTAAGCTGCTTGATTACTGTGTAAGTTGAATTATTCTATGaattatttgaattcaatTATTCTATGAATTATTCAAACTTTGAGCTTCTTAATAATTACACTGTTTGAGCTTCTTGATTACTCTGTAAGTTGAATTATTCTGTCTGTTTATTTTTGATTTGTTATGCCAAATGATGAATTAGATCTAAGCCTGAAACTAATGGAATCAGTCAGACCTTTAGTTCTAAGACTGAAACTAATGGAATCCATGCAGCTACATCCTACATTGTCAAATAGTATGACTCAAGCCAACAAAATGACTTGACAATAATTTGGTCAATAAAGAGACCCAAGAGTaaggcaaaacaaaatttgaatgaaaataaaagtcAACAAAGTGTTTAATCCAAATATAGGATTTGCAACAAGAGTTAGGAGCCCTTAAGATTCAAACGCATTTTTTGATCCACATTCACATACTAATCTCTCAAACAACTACCTTTTTGACCGTGATCGAGAATGTGAACTCAATCTGTGCTCAGATCTACCCCTCAAACAAGACCGAGACTAGCGCCTAATGCCTATGCTCCCTGTCTCTGTCATAATCCCTCCACCTGTAAAATCAATTCAtaaataatcataataatCATAACAGAAATAATAGCGCAAGAATTCAAAGGATTTGTTtcaagaataaagaaatttaaaatacgGACAAGCTTCCCCCGATTAATTCACACACAAGTTACtatcaatataaaaaaattccagtTTGCATCTAACTCAGTTGACAGTACACAACAGAACATTCATTTTACAAGTAAATAAATAgctaaaaaatttatacctaTCAAAGTCCCGAACACGGTAGTGATCATCATCGACGTCGTCCTTATCTCTCCTCTGCTCGCTTCTCTCACGATCCCTGTGGCGGTCCCTATGACGACGATCATGATCCCTGTCTCGAGACCTTTCTCTTTCCCTATCTCGGTCCCTTTTCCCTATTCCCTATTCCCTGTTCCTGTCTCTGTCCCTTTCCCTATCTTTGTCCTTGCTTCTCCTCCTATCTCTATCTCTGTCCCTGTCCATATCCTTATCACGCcccttttctctttccttttctctacTCTTTGAATATTCTCTCTCATAGTCACGACAGACATGCTGCAAAAGAGACCGTCAGATCACTGTACCttaaaattgaatgaaaataaCTCAAGTCAACAAAGTGTTTAATCCAAATATAGGATTTGCTACAGGAGTTAGGAGCCTTAAGCACGTGATTCAAACGCATTTTTTGATCCACATTCACATACTAATCTCTCAAATAACTACCCTTTTCAATCTGCATGCTGGGAAAGAATATAACCTAAAcaagacaaaattgaaaaaacaaaaaccattgaataaaaagaacatcttggcaaaaaaagaaaaagaaaaagaagagtagTGTCTAGTTACCATGGTGGTCTCTCTGTTTACAACAAGAGTTTCAACCTTGTTTATACTGCAGAGAACATCAGACAATATTTTAAAGCAACGGCTATTAGATTCCAGAAAAAACTCGGCTTTTTCGAAAGATGTAGATTTCCCCAAACTTTGGCCAATCCATACATCATCCCCTGACAATTTCAAATACTTAAGATTTGGAGCAAAAATATTGACCAAATTCTTGACACATTTATGAAGATCCAAGTGAACAAGTATGTCTTCGAGTTTTTCAGCTCAGATGCTAAGGATAAGGTCAATATACACAGGGGAATCATGCACAAAACTAAAAGATTTCAAAGAGGGGCTTTCAATGGTGATCTGATTTATTCCAAAAATATCTTCAAGATGTAACTCCTTGATGCACTTACATGAACATGAGATCCATTTCAAAAACCCCCCATCTTCTATGAAAACATCATCCAACTTCAAGTATTTCAGTCAATCGCAGTGTTTGAAAAATCGGCCTAGGCGGCTAGGCGGTCGCTAGGCCGCTCGGCTGCTAGGCAGGCGCCTAGGCAGTAGCTAGGCCGAAGCTAGGCGGCTAGGCGATCTCTAGGCGGGCAGTAGGCGGCTAGGCGTTTGCTAGACGGCTAGGCCGGAGCTAGGCTGTTGGGCGGGCGCCTAGGCGGGTTGGCTCTTTTTCCGGTGCCGAACTTGGAGGTTCCGTCCACTACGAGTGCAAGCTTttggaatatatttaaagactATAGCTGTTCGGCTATACCTTTAAAATTCGAATGTGCTTAGAAAGTATAACCGAACGGCTATAcgtttaaaatattcgaatatatttgaAGCGGAATAGCGGCTcggctataccctttaaaTACACAATTTTGTCATGCACGAGGGCAACACCGGCATCAATGAGCGGGTCCAGTGGCGGAGGTGTGCTTAGGCCTGCAAGGGCCTTGGCTCTCCAAAATTCTgaaatagtatatatattgcCTTTGCATTGTACAACTTaggacaatatatatatatatatatatatatatatattaaattaatgctTGTTCCCCTACaataaagagaaagagggatTTACATTTCCCTCTCCAACTTAAAGACTCTTTTCTTAGCAATATAGCAAAGTTACTCCTAGATTCTACcaacataattaataaaaattaaaaaaacagccaatcaaatctttctttcacaagtatatttaagaaaataggaaattaaaGATAATCGGTTAGTTATTTACAAGCTTAATACTGGGAAAGAAATCAACCTTAAACCCTAATATATTGGCCCCTCCACACATAAAATCCTGGCTCCGCCACTGAGCGGGTTTGTCTTATATCACTAAGGACTGGTATGACATCTGAGAAGAAGTACAATGCCAAAAAAGCAGCTTGTTGGGGTGCTCTGGATTGGCTAATCGGAAAAGATCGTTCGGCTCCACTGGTGGATCTTCTTATGAGAGTCAATAGTGACATGAATGAGTACCTCAGTCGCTCCTTTTTCAAAGCTCTTCAGTCTAATGGCAATTACTTCCGAATTCAGGTAACACAATAAAATTGAGATAAATGTCAAGTGGtcgtttgtttgtttttatgttaTGTATATGTACACAGAATCAAAAAACATGTGCCTAAATTATGTGCAACACAAACTAAGCATGGAGTTGGCCAGACCTCAAGCTGTTATGGCCACTGGTCAGGTTCTGTTTCACCATTTCTATTGTAAGAATTTCTTTCTAAAACCATGGTCCGAAATCGAGAGGAAtgaatgatttctttttaatgttATAACTTCTGCATTAATAATGTGATGCTTTCTTGTACAAAGTTGCTGCTAGCTGTTTGTGGCTTGCATCAAAACTGGAGGAATGCCCTAAAAAGGCCAGGCAGGTTATCATTGTTTTCCACAGGATGGAATGTAGGATGGACCCATTCAGCCTTTGGATCCATATTCAAAGGTTAGAGCTCATATAATCCACATCGTACTAAGGTTATTGTCTTCCATTATCATGATTTTGAGCCAAAAGCATGCTATGGTTTATATCTCTGTCTACTGTCTTTCCAGAAATGTTCGGACTTAAAGATGGAGTTGAGTAAAGCAGAAAGACGTATTTTAAAGGAGATGGGTTTCATTTCTCATGTTGAGCATCCTCATAAGTTTATATCAAATTATCTTGCCACTCTGGGGACAGCACCAGAATGAACACAAGAAGCCTGAAACTAGTAAATGACAGGTACTTCCCGCAACATATGCCAATTACTTATTTACTTTCTTGGCCCTTGGTTTTTCTATTTGACTTTGAAACTTTCGAACTTTACAttattgtttaattatttggaattttttgttttactggATTATGTGTCTTTGTTGTCCTTATTGGTGGTAGTTCATTTGAAAAACTTACTCAATGTACCATATTGGctttatccattactattaggctataccaaattaatatttataaagtaTATACTAATGCAACAACGAGGGTcctttttcctaatttttggAATGttgtttggaattttaaaCATGCCCAACCATTTGAAAGGTTAAAATTGACTTCTATATTctttatgaataaaaaaaaatcatactgAAATCCCCAAAAATCATACTTAaatgttttcatttataaaataaccCGAATATGTCTTTTTGGTTATTCAATCATACTTATTTTGAATAAGTTACTCATTATGTGTCATTTAAGTTTGAAAAAAAGTTTGAAACCGGAAGCACCCTTGAGCCAACCCATTAGCAATGTAGTTCCTCTATCTATGAAACAAAACTTTTGGAAATTGAACACGCCCCCATATAAGAATATTCGAACAAACTTCAAGctatgaataaaaaagaaaataattaacatCCCAACAAAAGATCAATTATGAACctaattcaaattaaaaccaatAGTACTAACAAATAGACAAAGCTAGCATCAAACTATGATCCAAATCATATAcaataatcaaataaataaccaCAAATCATGACAATACTTGTGGGTTGATGCCTAATTTAGTCAACCTTCTACTTCTAGGGTTGATGTCTTTGAGGTAAGAAGGCTGTGGACTGGCGGAGAGTTTGGGGTGGGGTTATGCGTCTTGTGGGTGAGTCTTAGGGTTGTTGCATTTCCTCCATCTCTGCACATAATTGCATTTCACTAGGAAAAACAAACGGCGATTTGTTCTCAATAGAGCATGAGTTATTAATGATCACCCATTCAAATTCTCTATGTTTTTGTTCATCACATTGACATGCTACTTCCGCACTCAGAATCTCTACTCCTTTGGCGACACCTTCTGGTCTGTTTAGTAAGGAAAACACGAACAAATTAAGATCGAGGATGAAGAGCATACAAGTGATCAATGCACCAAATTAAGATTGAGGAAAAACAACAAAGGAAAACTCAAGCTTATTTACCTGCCTAGCTACATCACAAATATATAGCCTACACTACATATTTTGCTCAATTATGAACAATATATTCTTTCTCATGGCTTGTGATCAGTTAATATAACCATTAAAATTACCGATTAATGAgaaataatgctactcttgtCTTACACCAAATCGAATTATGTGCTTCTCTACTTGATtacctatatatatgtagagGCAAAAGATGGTATTTTATAGTTCCCTCTGAGTTCATGTATTTATCAGTTCTAGAAAACCAAATCAAGCAAAAGATTCACCAATAAACTAAGAAAATCTATTCCCAATGTTCCTTCAAACTAAGAAAATCTACTCTGAATATTCCTTCAAactaagaaaatatatattcttcaTTGAAAAAGTGTTTGCATCCGAAAGCAATATCAAAACAAACTGATGATGTGAGTTCCTCCAAAGAAAGCACCTTTTAATATTACTCTCAAagcactttaaaaaaattataaaaattatatataaaaaaattataaaaactataaaataaaataaaaaaccctataatacatcaaaattttgaaaatatgagTTTGAGTTGGTACAAACAAGAGATGTTTGAATGTAACAACTTATTTGAGTCAATACTGAGTTTTCAAAAACACTCTTCTTAGAGATAATGATTTGCAattcatgaaatgaaaaagtaCTAAAAGAGTAAAGGACCCAGTCAACTTACATTATTGGAGTAGAGCAGGCATTCCTCTCACCCAAACAGTAGAAAGGTATCAAGCAAGGACGTAGTGTAAAGAAAGGAGAGTGATAACCAGGTGAAGCTATTGTCAATCTTACTTTACCGAGGCGTTCCACACTTCGGTTTTCAAAATTGTAACTGCCGATCCAATTTAAAGTGCCATAGAAAACGACATGAGAATTTGGACTTATTGCGTAAGGTTTAACCGGACCTTTCAGGTATTCGTCTAAAACACTATGTCTGAGAGTCCACTGATCACCACCGGATCCAGATGTGCATTGTCGATCATCATAAGACCAAAACTGAAAAGTTTTTGAACTATCACGCTTTACATAACAAACAAGGCCCCTTGAGATCCCAAGACATCCCATTCCCATTGTTGTTGCACCCATCTTATTATCATCAGCATCATCATCCTCAGGGCCATGAGGGAGATCAAAGGCACGAGCTTTAATAGTATTGAGGTCAATACACAAAATTTTCCCTGAACTAGTTAGGCTGTATAACACCCCGAGCAAGTATACAAAATGCCTGCAAAGCTTGAAAGTTTTGAACCCCTCAATAAACATTGGGTCGAGTTGCAACCCATGTCGAACCCACTTCCTCGACTGCGACGAAAATATGTCCATGACCATGTCCAACGGGGTTGAGGTTGATTTCAAGGAAGTCAGTTGTCGGGAATAATCAATTCGAACAACTCTGAAGTGATTTGATTCAATAGGGTCAAAAGCCAAGGCAGCACAAAAATACTCATTCTCATGTAAACATGTTGTAGGTATGGATGCATGTTGTTTGGTGATGGGGTTGCACACACAAAACTGATAAGTGCTTGGATTGTACAGCAAAACTAACCCATTACAACAGTCCAGGTGATTATCGGAGGTATTGCGTTTCTGACTTCGAACCAAATCATAGAAATCAGGCACTGACTTCTCCAAGAAGCCATAATCTTGTACGAAGACAAAGATGATTTGATGATCCGGATCATCAGGTTGGGGCAGAGTGCAGAAGTAAAGACCCAAAAGAGGAACCCGCGACCAAAATCTCCGCACCCAAACATGAGAGATTATTTGATGACATGACTTGGCCACCATCTTGCATTTCAGCAAATCCTTGTGTGATAATCTAAACAAAATATTGCACAACAAATCATGACACAAAGATAAATCCCCCATACCCGAATCCTGATCGGCAACGGCAGCGGCAACGGATGAGGTAGAGAGACGATCAGTAGTCATTCTTGTATACACTTAACAACAAGAAGAGAAATATTGAAAACCCTACAACTCAGAAACTCAATTTTGATCTCCAGGTCCAGCCACAAGAGAGACCTCAATATGTTGATTGATATGTAGATGGAAAACTAACTATAAAAAGGAAGGCTGGCTGAGTACCAAATCCTCCTCCTATTTGGATTtgactttatttctttttgacGGTGTAATGAGAGAGAGTCttattatattcatattttctgttttatggTAGGAAACAAACCAACTAccttctttaattattttgggaACGATTAGGAAATGTATTCCTTGCTCAATTTTGATATGTACTGATAGGGTAGGAACTCAAAAGTGGCGTCTATCCAACTGGGCCGCGGATTAGTCGTCGGGCCCAAGAGGgaagaattcaaaattattattggTGAACCggtgattatttatttatttagatcAAAATTACTTGCTTTCCGCAAAGAGGAATCAGCCGATCACAAAAGAAGGCATGAGCATACAATTTTCTTTCCGTTGTCAAACCCATTAGGTGtaaattgggtttttcttttcattttttaattaagtgTAAATTGGGTTTGACaacggaaaaaaaaagtaaagcaGATCACGGCAGAGAAAATTATAGCTAAGGATCCGGATCCTAGTGTTTCTAACTTGTTCTCTGAGTTTTCCATATTTTAGTACAATttttaagtttcctattttacTTATGTTAGAATTTCTGTTTTACcaagggattttttttaatttttaaattctaTTGCCTTAGGAGGATTTATaagtttcttattttatttaggttagaatttctgttttaacaagggatttttttttattctagTGTCTATAGGTTTTAATTCATTATAGAGTTACTGAGatataaagaaaagtttattttCCGAAGGTTGGAGACTACTTGGTGTGAAGCCAAATCCCTAGAGTGATTTCGGACCTATCCTTGTTCGTcctattttctgttttccattgtttttgcTTTCGCGAAATTACTTAAATACTCAATTCACCCATATCCTGCATCATGCCTTCAACGTCATGTTCGCCGATTGCATGGTCACGGTTCTATTTATCATTCTCTTCTTAGATAATAACATTTTGAACACAAATTCCTTATAACTTATTTACTTTGAATACGCTCCCAATAATCTTATTAGATATTGTTAGTTTTTGGTTTATTAGCACCATGATTTTAACTTTTGTTACTGAATGAGCATATCTGAACTTTGTGCAGACATATACTCAAACTTGCTTCACTCGTGAGTTTGATTAATGCATCTCCAGCAAGAACACacgcacagagagagagagagagagagagagagagagagagagagaataaaggGGATATAATTATTGCATCTAAGCTTTTATGATTCTTACTTTCCTGTCTAGTGTTGTGGTATTTTGACtttgacatatatattttggttgTTCAGGAGATCAAGTTTGGTTGGAAATTTGTAGTTGGCTCAATAGTTGGATTCTTTGGTGCAGCATTGGGTAGTGTGGGAGGTGTTGGATTGGAGGTGGAGGCAATGCTTGGCTTGATCATTGGTTTTGATCCCAAGTCTTCCACTGCCATTTCCAAGTGTTAGTAATCACTTTTCCTTtgaatcttttcttttaactTGTTAATTTAATCTTAATATACTCAATTTAGACAGAATTGAAGAACTGTGTGCCATCCTATTGGGCATCAGCACAGGAATTGCTTTCAAAGTCATGTTCGCTGACTGGATGGTCACCGTTGTACTTATTATTCTCTTCTTAGGTAACAACATTTTGACCACAATTTCCTAACTAGTTTTTTACTTTGAGAACTGAACTGATAAAATGGAATATGAACacaactaaaagaaaagcatatCAAATCTTTACATATATTGCTCTTAATCGTCCTCTAGAAACTTCCAAACTTGGCGTAAAAATGCTATCAATACCAAACATTTGAACTATTTTGTTAAACTTTCAAAGCTTCTACTGGATTGTTTATTAACTTTCTTTGTTCCTTCTGAAAGTCGCTATTTCTTGAGTTATTTGGAAAAATGCAGGAGAACTTTATAGAATAACCAACCATTATccaacttaaaaaaattctctgTAGTGTCTACAGAATATACACTCCCAATAATCTTATTAGATATTCTTCTGAGTTCTGGCTGGTACAGCAACAAAAGCTTTAATGAAAGGCATATAAACATGGAAGAAAGAGACAATGATGAAGAAGGTAAGATTGTCACACAACTATCCAGATCCCCTGGGTTATCAATGAGTAGGGTCTGTTACCAACGTACTAACAAGGAATTTGAGGTTTCACATGACTTTGAGGAAGCAGAAAAGCAGTTGGAATTGGTGTCCAAACGTGGCGGTGAGTGTATATATAGACCAAGTTTAGAGATTATGCACTAATatgaactaaaaaaaaaaaaaactctaaaGCGCACACCTCCTTTGTTGCAGATGGTTTCATTGCAAGATGAGCAGGACAGTTCCAAGTTCTTGGGTATCTGCAATTTTGAAGTTGTTTCAGATTCTGTCTTATTGAATTTGTGAACAACTCTGTCCAGGTACCTATATCACACAACATTTACTGGAAGGAGTTATCGCTGCTTGTGTATGTCTCGGTGGCTTTTCTTATTGTTCACATTGTTAAGGTAAGGTAAGTTATTTTACTATGTAGTTCTGTATAACTAAATAAGCTTTTCAAAAGATAAGATCATCACTAGAAATGTAGTCAAGTTCGATCTTTCTAATTCCTCTGCATTTTCAGGGGACGCACTATTGCTTTGAATTTTGTTACTGAATGAATCTATCTGAATCTTTATGCAGACATCACTAGCAATGTAGTCAGGTTCGATCTGTTAGGTTTGCTATATATGGTCACACATCACAACAAAAGCATGATAACTCAAATGCATTCCCTAAGAACca
This genomic interval from Prunus dulcis unplaced genomic scaffold, ALMONDv2, whole genome shotgun sequence contains the following:
- the LOC117613315 gene encoding uncharacterized protein LOC117613315, yielding MTTDRLSTSSVAAAVADQDSGMGDLSLCHDLLCNILFRLSHKDLLKCKMVAKSCHQIISHVWVRRFWSRVPLLGLYFCTLPQPDDPDHQIIFVFVQDYGFLEKSVPDFYDLVRSQKRNTSDNHLDCCNGLVLLYNPSTYQFCVCNPITKQHASIPTTCLHENEYFCAALAFDPIESNHFRVVRIDYSRQLTSLKSTSTPLDMVMDIFSSQSRKWVRHGLQLDPMFIEGFKTFKLCRHFVYLLGVLYSLTSSGKILCIDLNTIKARAFDLPHGPEDDDADDNKMGATTMGMGCLGISRGLVCYVKRDSSKTFQFWSYDDRQCTSGSGGDQWTLRHSVLDEYLKGPVKPYAISPNSHVVFYGTLNWIGSYNFENRSVERLGKVRLTIASPGYHSPFFTLRPCLIPFYCLGERNACSTPIIPEGVAKGVEILSAEVACQCDEQKHREFEWVIINNSCSIENKSPFVFPSEMQLCAEMEEMQQP